GTCAACAAGGAGCGCACATGAAACGTCCGGAACTCGAATTCCCCTTGCAGTGGGAATATAAAATTATCGCCGCCCATTCCTCGGAGACCTACGACGCCATTTGTGGGGTTGTCGCCGAGCATGGATTCAGCCATACGCCCCGGGCCAGCAATGTCTCCCGGAATGGGAAATACATAACCTATAGCCTGTGCCTCCACATGACCAGCCGGGAGCAGCTTGATGGCTTGACCCGGGCTTTTGCCCAGTGCGAAGGCGTCAAATATCTTCTTTGATCCATGATTGCCGCGTTTCTACGTGCTCGGATAGTGCCTGGGCAGTGCCGTTTTTTTTGGGGTCTTCAGGGGCGAGGAGTTGGAGATGTTTGATGGAGCGGCCTTGGATCAAGACTGGTGGTGGGCGCGATTTTGGGCTGCGCGACAAAAATTTGTTTTCGCGTTTTTTTCTTGACGGTTTTGGTTGAAACCCATAAAAGCACTCTTCGTTGCACGGGCCACTAGCTCAATTGGTAGAGCATCTGACTCTTA
This is a stretch of genomic DNA from Deltaproteobacteria bacterium. It encodes these proteins:
- a CDS encoding DUF493 domain-containing protein; translation: MKRPELEFPLQWEYKIIAAHSSETYDAICGVVAEHGFSHTPRASNVSRNGKYITYSLCLHMTSREQLDGLTRAFAQCEGVKYLL